In the genome of Candidatus Bathyarchaeia archaeon, one region contains:
- a CDS encoding exosortase/archaeosortase family protein — MSILLLLREKLSRMTMTVKAIVILAAALIVYHPDIIMVSGEAMRYEPTSYIILIPFLISYLIYRKRKVLAAAASFRETSTATRANAKEEIIGGLLLVLSFLLYWNGSYTFYPLQYHLISLPLFLAGCLLIVFNKETLKALMFAVALLFFIIPLPVEALLAAGTTLSTITSQAVYTTLKGIGLPITLVAEYGAPIIVLQKPDNSPFFVTIDIACSGIYSIMTFSIFALFIAYIVRGRTWKKPVMFLIGFPLIYALNIVRIIVIALIGYQFGSEIGMRVFELFGGWILILAGSFVFLLTVEKMFKTKIFVKDVRTSQCEHHLRDLKAQFLCLSCGKLLGNRIRRSTNRDWYKTLILLVCSILILYVQVPIFSLGETMQVSILYPGGEKTSPDVLPDVQGHKLVFAYRDREFERAAGRDVALLYVYIPRKTEQITTWVSIEIGDSLSELHGWEYCLYTLRLEFGLQPRVNQLDLADVQLLQDPPVIGRFFVFQYVGSNLTQAVLYWYEKVLFDMGSTFEERYVKTSLLTIITPEDSAKAKSLLVPLGQEVVNKWQYTKSHSWIAPIVPEYGKTLMMTTAFCLGSVLVLQAIVTRRKRRSNFVAFERLTSEREKLALKAVYESDKTGKSTLDKIAATYEKLTEEPIELDLLFETLSKAEKAGLVKRQLTSQEDEPILIWKSQVPFQRAG; from the coding sequence ATGAGCATCTTACTTCTTCTGCGCGAGAAACTCAGCAGAATGACGATGACTGTAAAAGCAATTGTGATACTAGCGGCAGCGTTGATTGTCTATCATCCGGATATTATCATGGTATCAGGTGAAGCAATGCGTTATGAACCAACCAGCTACATAATCCTAATTCCTTTCCTCATAAGCTACCTAATATATAGGAAAAGGAAGGTTTTGGCAGCTGCTGCGTCTTTTAGAGAAACCAGTACAGCTACGAGGGCAAATGCCAAGGAGGAAATCATAGGTGGACTATTATTAGTCCTGTCCTTCTTACTATACTGGAATGGTTCCTACACGTTTTATCCACTTCAATATCATTTAATCTCACTTCCGCTATTCTTAGCCGGATGCTTGCTGATTGTATTCAACAAGGAAACGCTAAAGGCTCTGATGTTCGCAGTGGCACTTCTTTTCTTCATAATACCACTCCCCGTGGAAGCTCTCCTCGCAGCGGGTACAACGCTGTCAACAATCACTTCCCAAGCCGTCTACACGACCCTCAAAGGTATCGGCTTGCCGATAACTCTAGTTGCTGAGTACGGAGCCCCGATCATAGTTCTTCAAAAGCCTGACAATTCCCCTTTCTTCGTAACAATAGACATCGCATGCTCTGGCATCTATTCAATCATGACCTTTTCCATCTTTGCCTTATTCATTGCTTATATTGTGAGAGGGAGGACTTGGAAGAAACCAGTAATGTTTCTAATTGGTTTTCCCCTCATATATGCCCTCAACATAGTTCGCATAATCGTTATCGCCTTGATAGGTTATCAGTTTGGTTCTGAAATCGGGATGCGAGTTTTCGAATTGTTTGGGGGCTGGATTCTGATCTTGGCGGGAAGCTTTGTCTTTTTGCTCACAGTGGAAAAGATGTTCAAGACGAAAATCTTCGTCAAAGATGTCAGAACTTCGCAATGTGAACATCATCTACGCGACTTGAAAGCACAATTCCTTTGCCTAAGCTGTGGGAAACTCCTTGGAAACAGAATTCGGAGGTCTACAAATCGAGACTGGTACAAAACCCTCATTCTTCTTGTTTGCTCGATTTTGATCCTGTATGTGCAGGTGCCCATTTTTTCTCTCGGCGAAACCATGCAAGTATCCATTCTATATCCCGGTGGCGAGAAGACGAGTCCGGATGTTCTTCCGGATGTTCAAGGACATAAACTCGTATTTGCTTATCGAGACAGGGAATTTGAGAGAGCAGCGGGTCGTGACGTTGCGCTTTTGTATGTATACATTCCCAGAAAAACGGAACAAATCACGACTTGGGTATCGATAGAAATAGGCGATTCATTGTCTGAACTTCACGGCTGGGAATATTGCCTGTACACGTTGCGATTGGAATTCGGGTTGCAGCCTCGAGTGAATCAGTTGGATCTTGCAGATGTCCAACTCCTGCAGGACCCGCCAGTGATTGGACGCTTCTTTGTCTTTCAATACGTAGGATCAAACCTGACGCAAGCCGTCCTATATTGGTACGAGAAAGTGCTATTTGACATGGGCTCCACGTTCGAAGAAAGATACGTAAAAACAAGCCTTCTAACAATAATCACGCCAGAAGATTCCGCGAAAGCTAAAAGCCTGCTAGTTCCTTTAGGACAGGAAGTCGTCAACAAGTGGCAATACACCAAGAGTCACTCATGGATCGCGCCTATTGTTCCCGAGTACGGCAAAACTCTGATGATGACAACCGCTTTCTGTCTTGGAAGTGTTCTGGTACTTCAAGCCATAGTAACACGAAGAAAAAGGAGATCTAACTTTGTAGCATTTGAACGACTAACTTCGGAAAGAGAGAAACTTGCTCTGAAAGCTGTTTATGAAAGTGACAAGACAGGAAAATCCACTTTAGACAAAATTGCTGCGACTTATGAAAAGCTGACCGAAGAACCAATAGAACTAGATCTACTCTTTGAGACACTCAGCAAGGCAGAAAAGGCTGGTCTTGTCAAAAGGCAACTGACAAGCCAGGAAGATGAACCCATACTCATATGGAAAAGCCAAGTCCCTTTTCAGCGGGCAGGTTGA
- a CDS encoding cellulase family glycosylhydrolase: MRRSLPSIMLSLLLLLVPTAMIQILASQTSESTISSTGMIGSGQGLPWLHVEGQYVVDDLGNRVAWRGAGLDYTAYNFGWDRFRGYIRTLKGRGLNMVRLAFCVPGHRIQQTEYDPAKMDMALSIVEEYGMYAILDSHHYWATEEVEGWDDVVPKYKDEWIATWVDIATRYRDRPSIAAYELINEGLGPHDELLAVLIEGMNAIRSVDPNHMFVVFEWRNTEWQIAENFTVWKPRDKQPNTVYALHHWWTAYRNSIEPKYPEYDPTRYVNESAMAYGNAAEYVNGAMAYRRFMNAPVWLGEFGAYDRDIAHANMAETKEIIRLAESQSLGWSVWQMEVNYDWDWLVPAPYTNPYFGDPQPFAPKPFDMRTKIVDSYEIFRLDPSFIWLRNNGANVTLKDPMKIRVVIWEGWPGLGTLLSDEIVTVIDTTTVVNRFPEGQTGLDVRHTQIRPYGI, encoded by the coding sequence ATGAGGCGATCGCTTCCTTCTATTATGCTTTCTTTGCTTCTGCTCCTTGTTCCAACTGCAATGATACAAATCCTTGCTTCGCAGACTTCAGAATCCACGATTTCATCCACTGGAATGATTGGATCAGGCCAAGGACTCCCTTGGCTACATGTTGAGGGTCAATACGTTGTAGATGACCTTGGCAATCGTGTTGCCTGGCGGGGAGCGGGATTGGATTATACTGCGTATAACTTTGGGTGGGACCGTTTCAGAGGGTACATTCGAACATTGAAAGGTAGAGGTCTTAACATGGTCCGACTCGCGTTCTGTGTTCCTGGGCACAGAATTCAGCAAACTGAATATGATCCGGCTAAGATGGATATGGCTCTGAGCATTGTTGAAGAGTACGGCATGTACGCAATTCTTGATTCACACCATTATTGGGCAACAGAAGAGGTTGAAGGATGGGACGACGTAGTGCCAAAGTATAAAGATGAGTGGATTGCCACTTGGGTGGACATTGCCACCCGCTACAGAGATCGCCCCTCGATAGCTGCTTATGAACTAATCAACGAAGGCTTGGGACCACATGACGAGCTGCTTGCCGTCTTAATCGAAGGCATGAATGCCATTAGATCCGTAGACCCAAATCACATGTTTGTTGTCTTTGAATGGAGAAATACAGAATGGCAAATAGCTGAGAACTTCACGGTTTGGAAACCAAGAGACAAGCAGCCCAATACCGTCTATGCATTACATCATTGGTGGACGGCTTATAGAAATAGCATTGAACCCAAATATCCTGAATATGACCCAACCAGATACGTGAACGAGTCCGCGATGGCTTACGGCAATGCTGCTGAATATGTTAATGGGGCAATGGCGTATCGCAGATTCATGAACGCTCCTGTGTGGCTTGGGGAATTCGGAGCCTACGACCGTGACATCGCACATGCCAATATGGCAGAAACCAAAGAGATCATAAGGTTAGCTGAAAGTCAGTCTTTAGGTTGGAGCGTCTGGCAAATGGAAGTAAACTATGATTGGGATTGGCTTGTGCCCGCTCCTTACACGAACCCATATTTCGGAGACCCCCAACCTTTTGCCCCGAAACCTTTTGACATGCGAACCAAGATCGTTGATTCATATGAAATTTTCAGGCTAGATCCATCGTTCATATGGCTCCGCAATAATGGCGCCAACGTAACCCTGAAAGACCCAATGAAAATTAGGGTAGTGATTTGGGAAGGTTGGCCAGGATTGGGAACACTCCTAAGCGATGAAATCGTGACTGTAATCGACACCACAACAGTCGTCAACAGATTTCCGGAAGGACAGACCGGATTGGACGTGAGACATACTCAAATCCGTCCATATGGCATCTAA